Proteins encoded together in one Triticum dicoccoides isolate Atlit2015 ecotype Zavitan chromosome 7B, WEW_v2.0, whole genome shotgun sequence window:
- the LOC119341970 gene encoding BTB/POZ and MATH domain-containing protein 2-like has product MFRIDGQLRKMAANGAKVRSGTFRVGGHEWRLVCYPNGNGKEYEGYMSLFLEHASHASTGDATAKAQLSILDQAWKPSYTRDISKTRFFSSNLSWGTRGFLKHDDLDALTKKHLNLKDDCLTILCDVTVTVAELHTEEDHVEDAPPVAPPFGLPGQLAEAVWSKKGVDVQIEVGGETLPAHRGILEAGSPVFKADLSLASPTAGATALLRVEDMDAEVFKALLQFIYTDSPPVILSASMAERLLVAADRYKLEELKLVCEDALCWHVDMSSVAVSLALAEKHDCSALRAACIQFLSCPGNLESFMASDGFEKVRTCCPSALMDLVLKKITTV; this is encoded by the coding sequence ATGTTCCGGATCGACGGGCAACTCAGGAAGATGGCGGCCAATGGCGCCAAGGTGAGATCAGGCACGTTCCGCGTCGGCGGCCACGAGTGGCGTCTCGTATGCTACCCAAACGGCAACGGGAAGGAGTACGAGGGGTACATGTCCCTCTTCCTCGAGCATGCCAGCCACGCAAGCACCGGGGATGCCACGGCcaaggcccagctgagcatactcgaCCAGGCCTGGAAGCCGAGCTACACTCGAGACATATCGAAGACCCGCTTTTTCTCGAGTAACCTCAGTTGGGGCACGCGGGGCTTCCTGAAACATGATGATCTGGACGCGCTGACGAAGAAGCATCTTAATCTCAAGGACGACTGCCTGACCATCCTGTGCGACGTCACCGTCACCGTCGCCGAGCTACATACCGAAGAAGACCACGTCGAGGATGCCCCACCGGTGGCGCCTCCGTTCGGATTGCCGGGGCAACTCGCCGAAGCCGTGTGGAGCAAGAAGGGGGTGGACGTGCAGATCGAGGTCGGCGGGGAGACGCTCCCCGCGCACCGGGGGATACTCGAGGCCGGGTCACCCGTCTTCAAGGCGGACCTCTCGCTCGCCTCGCCCACCGCCGGCGCCACCGCCTTACTGCGCGTCGAGGACATGGACGCGGAGGTTTTCAAGGCCCTGCTCCAGTTCATCTACACGGACTCACCTCCCGTGATCCTGTCGGCGTCCATGGCGGAGAGGCTGCTCGTCGCGGCGGACAGGTACAAGCTGGAAGAGTTGAAGCTCGTCTGCGAGGACGCATTGTGCTGGCACGTCGACATGAGCTCCGTGGCTGTCAGTCTAGCGTTGGCGGAGAAGCATGATTGCTCCGCGCTGAGGGCGGCATGCATCCAGTTCCTCTCTTGTCCGGGGAACCTGGAATCGTTCATGGCGTCGGATGGGTTTGAGAAGGTAAGGACGTGTTGTCCCTCTGCTCTCATGGACCTTGTCCTCAAGAAGATTACTACAGTATAG